From one Halosimplex rubrum genomic stretch:
- a CDS encoding MFS transporter, translating to MTDTGKQLRALYFTRFASSFGLVTLLTLLPTFINQLGAEGFVLGLFATGLTFAQAVGIIPISWAGDRYDKRTVLLGGLGLSVFVYAGFAFVGTSWQFIAVRAVQGIAATAAGLIALALVGDLARESERATTIGTSNAWRFAAAIGGTFSAGILYDSFGFEAVFALLMVIAAAAFVVVWLWVEPDDTRVHGFPFTDLALNKRILTMTSFRAQYAVAVTLVRTWVPIYAGLEAARGGLGFEAATAVSVILAAEKFTNMLCQPYMGGLSDRFGRARFVFIGGLFYGTVAVIVPFTPAIGEALALPATFPFLGTLSAAFLPLVALNALLGVADSIREPASMALFADEGKGKGVASSFGVRDLVWRPGSVLAPLVGGWMTSNVGIDWVFFLGGAFAFTGVFAFLGILSYNHGRDALAAW from the coding sequence GTGACAGACACCGGGAAGCAGTTGCGCGCGCTCTACTTCACGCGCTTCGCGAGTTCGTTCGGGCTGGTGACGCTCCTGACGCTGTTGCCGACGTTCATCAACCAACTCGGCGCCGAGGGGTTCGTGCTCGGCCTGTTCGCTACGGGACTCACCTTCGCCCAGGCGGTCGGTATTATCCCCATCTCGTGGGCGGGCGACCGCTACGACAAACGCACCGTGTTGCTCGGCGGCCTCGGCCTCTCCGTGTTCGTCTACGCCGGGTTCGCGTTCGTCGGCACGAGCTGGCAGTTCATCGCCGTCCGGGCGGTCCAGGGCATCGCCGCGACCGCGGCGGGGCTCATCGCGCTGGCGCTCGTCGGCGACCTGGCCAGGGAGTCCGAGCGGGCGACGACCATCGGCACGTCGAACGCCTGGCGGTTCGCCGCGGCCATCGGCGGCACTTTCTCGGCCGGCATCCTCTACGACAGCTTCGGCTTCGAGGCGGTCTTCGCCCTCCTGATGGTCATCGCCGCGGCGGCGTTCGTCGTCGTCTGGCTGTGGGTCGAGCCCGACGACACCAGGGTCCACGGCTTCCCGTTTACCGATCTCGCGCTGAACAAGCGCATCCTGACGATGACGAGCTTCCGCGCCCAGTACGCCGTCGCGGTGACGCTCGTCCGGACCTGGGTCCCCATCTACGCGGGGCTGGAGGCCGCCCGCGGCGGCCTCGGATTCGAGGCCGCGACCGCCGTCTCCGTCATCCTCGCCGCCGAGAAGTTCACCAACATGCTCTGCCAACCCTACATGGGGGGGCTCTCCGACCGCTTCGGCCGCGCCCGCTTCGTCTTCATCGGCGGCCTCTTCTACGGCACCGTCGCCGTGATCGTCCCGTTCACCCCCGCCATCGGCGAGGCGCTCGCGCTCCCCGCGACCTTCCCGTTCCTCGGGACGCTCTCGGCGGCGTTCCTCCCGCTCGTCGCGTTGAACGCCCTGCTCGGCGTCGCCGACTCCATCCGCGAGCCCGCAAGCATGGCGCTGTTCGCCGACGAGGGCAAGGGCAAGGGCGTCGCCTCCAGTTTCGGCGTCCGCGACCTCGTGTGGCGGCCCGGCTCCGTCCTCGCGCCGCTGGTCGGCGGCTGGATGACGAGCAACGTCGGCATCGACTGGGTCTTTTTCCTCGGCGGCGCCTTCGCCTTCACCGGCGTGTTCGCGTTTCTGGGAATTCTCTCGTACAACCACGGCCGCGACGCGCTCGCTGCGTGGTGA
- a CDS encoding FG-GAP repeat protein, with the protein MRDRRALLRQLAAGSVLPLVGCSLGPTEDGVDATPDEPTASDARTPSRTPTATLTPTMPSDTPTPTPTATPTATPTATPTPTPTATPTPEPTPTPRLGEQVGEFTGADAEQYDEFGAALAAADDTLLVAAPGDDTSASESADGSALAIGSAYVFERADGAWTQRTRLVADAAALPFDYRFAADVAFDGTTAVVGALELVGPHRIPKGGAFVFETVDGEWERTATLRADRAGEDIYDGFGQSVALDGDTVLVGANWADDDADETPGATYVFTRGGGSDASESGDGATDADRSVEWTQSARLVPEDAVNNSDVGRAVALEGDTAVLGAPNYQTPDGDNIGKAYAYERSGGEWTHRATLTPAADHDHEDYVGSSVALDGDRVLVAAWGDDDPNGFYAGAAYVFERTDGDWELDGKLAAEDGDRKDVFGSDVALAGDHALIGAEHDRAEAGSAYLFDRSEGEWRQTAKLLPDDHDSFDLFGTSVALSGSQALVGAIHEASETADQVGAVSVFSV; encoded by the coding sequence ATGCGAGACCGCCGAGCCCTCCTCCGGCAGCTGGCTGCCGGGTCCGTCCTCCCGCTGGTCGGGTGCAGTCTCGGTCCCACCGAGGACGGAGTGGACGCCACGCCCGACGAACCGACCGCGAGCGACGCCCGAACCCCCTCCCGGACGCCGACCGCCACGCTCACGCCGACGATGCCGTCCGACACTCCGACGCCGACGCCCACCGCAACCCCGACGGCGACACCCACCGCAACCCCGACGCCGACGCCCACCGCAACCCCGACGCCGGAGCCGACGCCGACGCCACGGCTCGGCGAGCAGGTGGGGGAGTTCACCGGCGCCGACGCCGAGCAGTACGACGAGTTCGGGGCGGCGCTCGCGGCGGCCGACGACACCCTCCTCGTCGCGGCGCCGGGCGACGACACCTCCGCCTCCGAGTCGGCGGATGGGTCGGCGCTGGCGATCGGCTCGGCGTACGTCTTCGAGCGCGCGGACGGCGCGTGGACCCAGCGAACGAGACTCGTCGCCGACGCCGCCGCGCTCCCGTTCGATTACCGGTTCGCCGCCGACGTCGCCTTCGACGGGACGACGGCGGTCGTCGGCGCGCTGGAACTGGTCGGTCCGCACAGGATCCCGAAGGGGGGAGCGTTCGTCTTCGAGACGGTCGACGGCGAGTGGGAGCGGACGGCGACGCTCCGGGCCGACCGGGCGGGCGAGGACATCTACGACGGGTTCGGGCAGTCGGTCGCGCTCGACGGCGACACCGTCCTCGTCGGCGCGAACTGGGCCGACGACGACGCCGACGAGACGCCCGGGGCGACGTACGTCTTCACCCGTGGGGGAGGTTCGGACGCGAGCGAGAGCGGCGACGGAGCGACGGACGCGGACCGGTCGGTCGAGTGGACCCAGAGCGCGCGCCTCGTCCCCGAGGATGCAGTCAACAACAGCGACGTGGGCCGGGCGGTCGCACTCGAAGGCGACACCGCAGTGCTCGGTGCCCCCAACTACCAGACCCCCGACGGCGACAATATCGGGAAGGCATACGCGTACGAACGGAGCGGCGGCGAGTGGACCCATCGCGCGACGCTGACGCCGGCCGCCGACCACGACCACGAGGACTACGTCGGGAGTTCGGTCGCGCTCGACGGCGACCGGGTGCTGGTCGCCGCCTGGGGCGACGACGACCCGAACGGGTTCTACGCGGGGGCGGCGTACGTCTTCGAGCGGACTGACGGCGACTGGGAACTGGACGGGAAACTGGCCGCCGAGGACGGCGACCGGAAAGACGTGTTCGGCAGCGACGTGGCGCTGGCGGGCGATCACGCCCTGATCGGTGCCGAGCACGACCGCGCGGAGGCCGGGTCGGCGTACCTGTTCGACCGGTCCGAGGGCGAGTGGCGCCAGACGGCGAAACTCCTGCCGGACGACCACGACTCCTTCGACCTGTTCGGTACCTCTGTCGCGCTCTCGGGCTCCCAGGCCCTCGTCGGCGCCATCCACGAGGCGAGCGAGACGGCCGATCAGGTGGGTGCCGTGTCGGTCTTCTCGGTGTAG
- a CDS encoding HVO_0476 family zinc finger protein, with protein sequence MTESAERVAVACPSCSPSLETVHEVLTTGGGHATIRCTDCGHTHKQQLESTTEYERDVVVSQDGESFTATADVPEGEQLAVGEEFLLDTEEAIVTARITSLELDGERRVEETTAEEVGTIWTRAVGNVSVNLTLHPKDGTHDETESMTVQVPGDYEFVVGETDELGGEEFTVEGIHIRDDAVGYEYDKLDFDGDSAFAKDINRLYARDESSSAWSAW encoded by the coding sequence ATGACCGAGTCCGCAGAGCGGGTCGCCGTCGCCTGTCCGTCGTGTTCGCCCTCGCTGGAGACGGTTCACGAGGTGCTCACGACCGGCGGCGGCCACGCCACGATCCGCTGTACCGACTGTGGCCACACCCACAAGCAGCAACTGGAGTCGACGACCGAGTACGAACGCGACGTGGTCGTCTCACAGGACGGCGAGTCCTTCACCGCGACCGCCGACGTGCCCGAGGGCGAGCAACTGGCCGTCGGCGAGGAGTTCCTCCTCGACACCGAGGAGGCGATCGTGACCGCCCGGATCACCAGCCTCGAACTCGACGGCGAACGGCGCGTCGAGGAGACGACCGCCGAGGAGGTCGGGACCATCTGGACCCGCGCGGTCGGCAACGTCAGCGTCAACCTGACCCTGCATCCCAAGGACGGCACGCACGACGAGACGGAGTCGATGACCGTCCAGGTGCCCGGCGACTACGAGTTCGTCGTCGGCGAGACCGACGAACTCGGCGGCGAGGAGTTCACCGTCGAGGGCATCCACATCCGCGACGACGCCGTCGGATACGAGTACGACAAGCTCGACTTCGACGGCGACAGCGCGTTCGCGAAGGACATCAACCGGCTGTACGCCCGCGACGAGTCCTCGTCGGCCTGGTCGGCGTGGTAG
- a CDS encoding deoxyuridine 5'-triphosphate nucleotidohydrolase, with the protein MVRPSGPPGGGRHPERNGYAREESTAGMFRSGRFVADALGDVDDEQVQPNGVDLRLGAVYEQVEPGRIGTDGKTVGERRELDPDEGGDGDEGTAVYRLDPGGYVAGYADTVRIPEGHVGFLYPRSSLLRNSCMLDTAVWDAGYEGRGEGLLEVYHPVELEAGARIAQLVLAEANHADTYDGSYQREGIE; encoded by the coding sequence GTGGTCCGGCCGTCGGGACCGCCCGGCGGCGGGCGCCACCCGGAGCGAAACGGCTATGCGCGCGAGGAGTCCACGGCCGGTATGTTCAGGAGCGGGCGGTTCGTCGCCGACGCCCTCGGCGACGTGGACGACGAGCAGGTACAGCCCAACGGCGTCGACCTGCGGCTCGGCGCCGTCTACGAACAGGTCGAGCCGGGCCGGATCGGGACCGACGGCAAGACCGTCGGCGAGCGCCGCGAACTCGACCCCGACGAGGGCGGGGACGGCGACGAGGGGACGGCGGTCTACCGGCTGGACCCCGGCGGCTACGTCGCCGGCTACGCCGACACCGTCCGGATCCCGGAGGGTCACGTCGGCTTCCTCTACCCTCGGTCGTCGCTGCTGCGCAACTCCTGCATGCTCGACACCGCCGTCTGGGACGCCGGCTACGAGGGCCGCGGCGAGGGGTTGCTGGAGGTGTACCACCCGGTCGAACTCGAAGCCGGCGCCCGGATCGCGCAGCTGGTCCTCGCAGAGGCGAACCACGCCGACACCTACGACGGCAGCTATCAGCGCGAAGGCATCGAGTAG
- a CDS encoding HalOD1 output domain-containing protein, producing MPASEDLYVLAPGEGEDESDGWVSPRPIDEAVRAAVADATDLEPDEIDDAESYVDLDEIATLLDGDGEDESLTFAVEDHEVAIDGGGHVTVDPE from the coding sequence ATGCCAGCCAGTGAGGATCTGTACGTACTCGCCCCAGGGGAGGGCGAGGACGAGAGCGACGGGTGGGTCAGTCCACGACCGATCGACGAGGCCGTACGGGCGGCCGTGGCGGACGCGACGGACCTCGAACCCGACGAGATAGACGACGCCGAGTCCTACGTCGACCTCGACGAGATCGCGACGCTGCTCGACGGCGACGGCGAGGACGAGTCGCTGACCTTCGCGGTCGAGGACCACGAGGTCGCGATCGACGGCGGCGGCCACGTCACCGTCGACCCCGAGTGA
- a CDS encoding protein-L-isoaspartate(D-aspartate) O-methyltransferase encodes MDFAAARERLVERLAEDGRFGGDRVRDAMAAVPRHEFVPDERREGAYRDTPLPIGEGQTISAPHMVAIMTDLLDPSPGDDVLEVGTGCGYHAAVTAELVGAEHVFSVEYHDSLAEAARERLDRLGYGEVSVRAGDGKGGWPEHAPYDRAYLTCAAPEFPEPVVEQVRPGGSLLAPIGSRRQTLVRARRRADGSLEREEHGGVRFVELQ; translated from the coding sequence GTGGACTTCGCGGCCGCCCGCGAGCGGTTAGTCGAGCGCCTCGCCGAGGACGGCCGGTTCGGCGGCGACCGCGTCCGCGATGCGATGGCCGCCGTGCCGCGCCACGAGTTCGTTCCCGACGAGCGCCGCGAGGGCGCCTACCGCGACACGCCGCTGCCCATCGGCGAGGGCCAGACCATCAGCGCCCCGCACATGGTCGCGATCATGACCGACCTGCTCGACCCGTCCCCCGGCGACGACGTGCTGGAGGTCGGCACCGGCTGTGGCTACCACGCCGCCGTCACCGCCGAACTCGTCGGCGCCGAACACGTGTTCTCCGTCGAATACCACGACTCGCTGGCCGAGGCGGCTCGCGAGCGACTCGACCGGCTGGGCTACGGCGAGGTCTCGGTACGGGCGGGCGACGGCAAGGGGGGCTGGCCCGAGCACGCCCCCTACGACCGCGCGTATCTCACCTGCGCCGCCCCCGAGTTCCCCGAGCCCGTCGTCGAGCAGGTCCGTCCCGGCGGCTCCTTGCTCGCGCCGATCGGTAGTCGGCGCCAGACGCTCGTCCGCGCCCGCCGCCGCGCCGACGGATCGCTGGAGCGCGAGGAGCACGGCGGCGTCCGCTTCGTCGAGTTGCAGTAA
- a CDS encoding aconitate hydratase, which yields MGQTLTEKILDDHLVEGELEPGEEIGIEIDQVLTQDTTGTLVWLQFDALDLDNVQTEVAAQYCDHQTYQFDFKNTDDHRFLRSAAGKFGAHFSRPGNGICHNVHKENFAAPGKTMLGSDSHTPTPGGMGELAIGAGGLDVAVAMGGGAYYIDMPEVVNVRLEGELPEWATAKDVILELLRRLSVKGGVGKIFEYTGPGVETLSVPERTTITNMGTELGATSSIFPTDEKTEEYLEAVGRPEDYEAVAPDEDAEYHDEIVVDLSDLEPLIAEPSMPDNVVPVSEVEGTDVDQVMVGSCTNGAYEDILPAAKMLEDREINKTTEMIVAPGSKQASEMLAREGWTAEMMAAGVNFSEATCGACIGNGHVPASDSVSLRTFNRNFEGRSGIEDDSVYLCSPEVATAAALKGEIVDPRDLADEMGDLEDPGFELGDNYVGVSSSDLITPDEAVDDELIKGPNIGDVPLKDPLPADLAGDVLLKMPDNITTDHISPANADVLMYRSNIPKLSEFTLTRVDETFPERALENDGGLLLAGENYGQGSSREHAALCPMYLGIDAVLAQSFARIHKANLFNFGIVPLTIDEDTYEDIDQGDSVEIVDDVAEAVRSGQEEFTIRVDDDWEATANLDASEREREILADGGKLTHVKQQYESDDGAATADD from the coding sequence ATGGGACAGACACTCACCGAAAAGATCCTCGACGACCACCTCGTCGAAGGCGAACTCGAGCCCGGCGAGGAGATCGGGATCGAGATCGATCAGGTCCTCACACAGGACACCACGGGAACGCTCGTCTGGCTGCAGTTCGACGCGCTCGATCTGGACAACGTCCAGACCGAGGTCGCCGCGCAGTACTGCGACCACCAGACGTACCAGTTCGACTTCAAGAACACGGACGACCACCGCTTCCTGCGTTCGGCGGCGGGTAAGTTCGGCGCGCACTTCTCGCGGCCGGGCAACGGTATCTGCCACAACGTCCACAAGGAGAACTTCGCCGCGCCGGGCAAGACGATGCTCGGTTCGGACAGCCACACGCCGACCCCCGGCGGCATGGGCGAACTCGCCATCGGCGCCGGCGGCCTCGACGTCGCCGTCGCGATGGGCGGGGGCGCCTACTACATCGACATGCCGGAAGTCGTCAACGTCCGTCTGGAGGGCGAACTGCCCGAGTGGGCCACCGCCAAGGACGTCATCCTCGAGTTGCTCCGTCGCCTCTCGGTCAAGGGCGGCGTCGGCAAGATCTTCGAGTACACCGGCCCCGGCGTCGAGACCCTCTCCGTGCCCGAGCGCACGACCATCACGAACATGGGTACCGAGCTCGGCGCCACCTCCTCGATCTTCCCGACCGACGAGAAGACCGAGGAGTACCTCGAAGCGGTCGGTCGCCCCGAGGACTACGAGGCGGTCGCGCCCGACGAGGACGCCGAGTACCACGACGAGATCGTGGTCGACCTCTCCGACCTGGAACCGCTCATCGCCGAGCCGTCGATGCCCGACAACGTCGTGCCCGTCAGCGAGGTCGAAGGCACCGACGTCGACCAGGTCATGGTCGGCTCCTGTACGAACGGCGCCTACGAGGACATCCTCCCGGCCGCGAAGATGCTGGAGGACCGCGAGATCAACAAGACGACCGAGATGATCGTCGCGCCCGGCTCCAAGCAGGCTTCGGAGATGCTGGCCCGCGAGGGCTGGACCGCGGAGATGATGGCCGCCGGCGTCAACTTCTCCGAGGCGACCTGCGGCGCGTGTATCGGCAACGGTCACGTGCCCGCCTCCGATTCGGTCTCGCTGCGCACCTTCAACCGCAACTTCGAGGGTCGCTCCGGTATCGAGGACGACTCCGTCTACCTCTGCTCGCCGGAGGTCGCCACGGCGGCCGCCCTCAAGGGCGAGATCGTCGACCCGCGAGACCTCGCCGACGAGATGGGCGATCTGGAGGACCCCGGCTTCGAGCTCGGCGACAACTACGTCGGCGTCAGCAGTTCCGACCTCATCACGCCCGACGAGGCCGTCGACGACGAGCTCATCAAGGGCCCCAACATCGGCGACGTGCCGCTGAAGGACCCGCTCCCGGCCGACCTGGCCGGCGACGTGCTGCTGAAGATGCCCGACAACATCACGACCGACCACATCAGTCCCGCCAACGCGGACGTGCTGATGTACCGGTCGAACATCCCGAAGCTGTCGGAGTTCACGCTCACCCGCGTCGACGAGACGTTCCCCGAGCGCGCGCTCGAGAACGACGGCGGGCTCCTGCTCGCCGGTGAGAACTACGGTCAGGGCTCCTCCCGCGAGCACGCCGCGCTGTGTCCGATGTACCTCGGCATCGACGCCGTCCTCGCACAGAGCTTCGCCCGCATCCACAAGGCGAACCTCTTCAACTTCGGCATCGTGCCGCTGACGATCGACGAGGACACCTACGAGGACATCGATCAGGGCGACTCCGTCGAGATCGTCGACGACGTCGCCGAGGCCGTCCGCTCCGGTCAGGAGGAGTTCACCATCCGCGTCGACGACGACTGGGAGGCCACCGCCAACCTCGACGCCTCCGAGCGCGAACGCGAGATCCTCGCCGACGGCGGCAAGCTCACGCACGTCAAACAGCAGTACGAGTCCGACGACGGCGCCGCGACCGCCGACGACTGA
- a CDS encoding CPBP family intramembrane glutamic endopeptidase: MVTESGDPSDEWPSGLGDGGRLQRRRVGVFLGVAFGVSWATAAVIYALGGIGAGPTLALGIPLWLVLLAGPYMWGPAVAHLATRWLTDEGFDRDEMLLRVRTRPLPWLLGWVGPLVLIFAGAALYFLVFPGRFGGMGAVADLLATLEEQTGQAIPLSPTAFLAVQIVQALVAAPLLNGVATFGEEFGWRGYLLPKLAPLGWRRALLVHGVVWGVWHWPVIAMGHNYGLAYTAAPWLGLAAMTVATVGLGVFLGWVTLRSGSVFPAVVGHAMINGSAGLATLFATAVPNRVFGPTPVGLIGVVPWFAVAVVLFVRTDWLYPGESGRANSGAESV, encoded by the coding sequence ATGGTAACCGAATCGGGGGATCCGAGCGACGAGTGGCCGAGCGGGCTCGGGGACGGGGGACGACTGCAGCGACGCCGGGTCGGCGTCTTCCTCGGCGTCGCGTTCGGCGTCTCGTGGGCGACCGCCGCCGTCATCTACGCGTTGGGAGGTATCGGCGCCGGACCGACGCTGGCGCTCGGGATCCCGCTGTGGCTGGTCCTGCTCGCCGGCCCGTACATGTGGGGGCCGGCCGTCGCCCACCTGGCGACGCGGTGGCTCACCGACGAGGGATTCGACCGCGACGAGATGCTCCTGCGCGTGCGGACGCGCCCGCTCCCCTGGCTGCTGGGCTGGGTCGGCCCGCTGGTGCTGATCTTCGCCGGCGCGGCCCTGTACTTCCTCGTCTTTCCGGGTCGGTTCGGTGGGATGGGGGCGGTCGCGGACCTGCTGGCGACGCTGGAGGAACAGACGGGACAGGCGATCCCGCTGTCGCCGACGGCGTTTCTCGCGGTGCAGATCGTCCAGGCGCTCGTGGCCGCGCCGCTGCTGAACGGCGTCGCCACCTTCGGCGAGGAGTTCGGGTGGCGCGGCTACCTGCTGCCGAAGCTCGCGCCGCTGGGCTGGCGGCGGGCGCTCCTCGTCCACGGTGTCGTCTGGGGCGTCTGGCACTGGCCGGTCATCGCGATGGGGCACAACTACGGGCTGGCCTACACCGCCGCGCCGTGGCTCGGCCTGGCCGCCATGACCGTCGCGACCGTCGGACTCGGCGTGTTCCTCGGCTGGGTCACGCTCCGGAGTGGGAGCGTCTTCCCCGCCGTCGTCGGCCACGCGATGATAAACGGGAGCGCCGGTCTCGCGACGCTGTTCGCAACCGCCGTGCCGAACCGCGTGTTCGGCCCGACGCCCGTGGGCCTGATCGGCGTCGTCCCGTGGTTCGCCGTCGCCGTCGTCCTGTTCGTCCGGACCGACTGGCTCTATCCCGGCGAGTCGGGACGGGCGAACTCCGGGGCGGAAAGCGTCTGA
- the rimI gene encoding ribosomal protein S18-alanine N-acetyltransferase gives MTTVPADEESGSDVHVREAERADLLAVFHIEQEAFPQPWPFSAFERFLDEPGFLVAQVRDNADSRETATVGDDGRVVGYVVADVVPNHGESLGHIKDIAVAEECRGRGVGRRLLQQALTVLATENVGSVKLEVRESNETAKRLYRGFGFEHHGTLPRYYSNGEDALVMVREF, from the coding sequence GTGACGACCGTCCCAGCGGACGAGGAGTCGGGCTCGGACGTACACGTCCGCGAGGCCGAGCGGGCGGACCTGCTCGCCGTGTTCCACATCGAGCAGGAGGCGTTCCCCCAGCCGTGGCCCTTCTCGGCGTTCGAGCGGTTCCTCGACGAGCCGGGCTTTCTGGTCGCGCAGGTCCGCGACAACGCCGACTCCAGAGAGACGGCGACGGTCGGCGACGACGGCCGCGTCGTCGGCTACGTCGTCGCCGACGTGGTCCCCAACCACGGCGAATCCCTGGGTCACATCAAGGACATCGCCGTCGCCGAGGAGTGTCGCGGCCGGGGCGTCGGCCGCCGACTGCTCCAGCAGGCACTGACGGTCCTCGCGACCGAGAACGTCGGCTCGGTGAAACTCGAGGTCCGCGAGTCCAACGAGACCGCCAAACGGCTCTACCGCGGGTTCGGCTTCGAACACCACGGGACGCTCCCGCGGTACTACTCCAACGGCGAGGACGCCCTCGTGATGGTCCGGGAGTTCTGA
- a CDS encoding methylglyoxal synthase: protein MTRLALIAHDDEKPEMIDLAESYESLLSTFDLVGTGTTGKRVAEETGLTVERKESGPIGGDAQIAAEVAEDRLDGIVFLRDPLTAQPHEPDISALLRICDVHDTPLATTRTTAEYVLDGLAADIEGD, encoded by the coding sequence ATGACGCGCCTGGCGCTCATCGCCCACGACGACGAGAAGCCCGAGATGATCGACCTCGCGGAGAGCTACGAGTCGCTGCTCTCGACGTTCGATCTGGTCGGGACCGGCACGACGGGCAAGCGAGTCGCCGAGGAGACGGGGCTGACGGTCGAACGCAAGGAGTCGGGACCGATCGGCGGCGACGCACAGATCGCCGCCGAGGTCGCCGAGGACCGCCTCGACGGGATCGTCTTCCTCCGGGACCCGTTGACCGCCCAGCCCCACGAGCCGGACATCAGCGCGCTCCTGCGTATCTGCGACGTACACGACACGCCGCTGGCGACGACCCGGACCACCGCGGAGTACGTCCTCGACGGGCTGGCGGCCGACATCGAGGGCGATTGA